In a genomic window of Spirosoma agri:
- a CDS encoding muconolactone Delta-isomerase family protein — MSQYMVEFDLPAVMDEGFTNRIPAQRLKVEELMEKGFLLSYSLSVDRQKLWCIFKADSELEVMESISEFPLIKYMTPMITELMFHNMVAARIPLFSLN, encoded by the coding sequence ATGAGCCAGTATATGGTTGAATTTGACCTTCCGGCTGTGATGGATGAAGGTTTCACAAACCGCATCCCTGCCCAACGGCTCAAAGTGGAAGAATTAATGGAGAAAGGCTTCCTGCTTTCGTATTCACTTTCCGTCGATCGCCAAAAGCTGTGGTGCATCTTCAAAGCCGATTCGGAGTTGGAAGTTATGGAATCAATATCGGAGTTTCCCTTGATAAAGTATATGACACCGATGATCACCGAGTTGATGTTTCACAATATGGTGGCTGCTCGAATACCCTTATTTTCATTGAACTAA
- a CDS encoding alpha/beta hydrolase: MIHNPNNIRTAGKPLEEASKVMIMVHGRGGSANDILSLAGHINDTDFAFIAPEAQSNTWYPYSFLRPTQENEPYLSSALDVLASLRARLQADFNFKMPQVYWLGFSQGACLLLEYIARNPTQYGGVFGLSGGLIGPEGTPRNYEGTFDNTPIFLGCSDHDSHVPKERVLESEGIFRGMGAEVTAKLYPNFPHSINEDELKIVNLLIAGS; this comes from the coding sequence ATGATCCACAATCCGAACAACATCCGAACCGCTGGAAAGCCGCTCGAAGAAGCATCGAAGGTGATGATTATGGTTCATGGCCGGGGTGGTTCGGCGAACGATATCCTTTCCCTGGCAGGCCATATCAACGATACTGATTTTGCGTTTATCGCTCCCGAAGCGCAGAGCAACACCTGGTATCCCTACTCATTTCTGCGGCCAACGCAGGAAAACGAACCTTACTTATCGTCAGCGTTAGATGTTCTGGCAAGTCTCCGGGCCAGGTTACAAGCTGACTTCAATTTTAAGATGCCTCAGGTTTACTGGCTAGGATTCTCGCAGGGTGCTTGTCTATTACTTGAATACATAGCGCGCAATCCCACCCAATATGGTGGAGTCTTCGGCTTGAGTGGTGGGTTGATCGGGCCCGAAGGAACACCCCGAAACTACGAAGGCACCTTCGACAACACGCCCATTTTTCTGGGATGTAGTGATCACGATTCGCACGTACCAAAAGAGCGTGTTCTGGAATCGGAAGGGATATTTCGGGGAATGGGCGCTGAGGTTACGGCGAAATTGTATCCAAATTTTCCGCACTCGATCAACGAAGATGAGCTAAAGATTGTTAATTTGCTGATAGCCGGAAGCTAA
- a CDS encoding ring-cleaving dioxygenase: protein METLINGLHHVTTLAGDTQGNVDYYTDILGLRLVKKTVNFDAPDVYHLYYGNETGSPGTILTFFPYGKLPRGRKGVGQLTYTAFSAPVASLQFWMDRLHERTITYAGPYKRFDETYLRFEDFDGMGIELVFTNDDQRPGWDNGRIPAEFSLRGFHTVTLNELNPDRTIRLLTDSMQHTLVSEEEGRFRFKAGIGGSGNYVDVLHSPKDVHSLQGAGSVHHVAFSTDSDETQLVIQEQLMRAGYHVTPVQDRNYFNSIYFREPGGILFEVATNPPGFAVDEPVAELGTSLKLPAQYEARRAKLEAALPAISIK from the coding sequence ATGGAAACCCTCATAAATGGCCTTCACCACGTTACCACGCTAGCCGGTGACACGCAAGGAAACGTTGATTACTATACAGACATCCTGGGTCTTCGGTTGGTCAAGAAAACGGTCAACTTCGATGCACCGGATGTCTATCACTTATACTATGGCAACGAGACGGGTTCGCCGGGAACGATCCTTACGTTCTTCCCCTATGGCAAACTACCCCGTGGTCGTAAAGGCGTTGGTCAGCTAACTTACACCGCCTTCTCGGCACCAGTAGCCTCGCTACAATTCTGGATGGATCGCTTGCATGAGCGTACCATAACGTACGCAGGTCCTTACAAACGCTTTGATGAAACGTATCTGCGCTTCGAGGATTTCGACGGCATGGGTATCGAACTCGTGTTCACGAACGACGATCAGCGTCCGGGTTGGGACAACGGCCGGATTCCGGCGGAATTCTCACTACGCGGATTCCATACGGTCACGCTGAACGAATTGAATCCGGATCGCACGATCAGGCTTCTAACCGACAGCATGCAGCATACGCTCGTTAGTGAAGAGGAGGGACGGTTCCGGTTTAAAGCGGGCATCGGTGGTTCCGGCAATTACGTGGATGTGCTTCATTCGCCGAAGGACGTGCATTCGTTGCAAGGCGCTGGGTCCGTACACCACGTCGCGTTCTCGACGGATTCGGACGAAACACAGCTAGTCATTCAGGAGCAATTGATGCGTGCCGGTTATCACGTAACGCCGGTTCAGGATCGCAATTACTTTAACAGTATTTACTTCCGTGAGCCCGGTGGTATTCTTTTTGAGGTAGCGACCAACCCACCGGGATTTGCCGTTGATGAGCCCGTTGCTGAGTTGGGAACATCGCTCAAATTGCCTGCCCAATATGAGGCACGCCGGGCAAAACTGGAAGCAGCATTGCCAGCGATCAGTATAAAATAG
- the pdhA gene encoding pyruvate dehydrogenase (acetyl-transferring) E1 component subunit alpha: MASVKEKSERAPAKENGKAPAAAKAEHPKERYMYWYESMQLQRKFEEKAGQLYGQQKIRGFCHLYIGQEACSSGSYSALTKDDKWITAYRDHGIPLALGSDPSAIMAELFGKQTGSSKGKGGSMHIFDKSVNFVGGHGIVGAQIPMGAGIAFSEQYNKTGNLCITFMGDGAVRQGALHEAFNMAMLWKLPVIFVVENNGYAMGTSVARTSNVTDLYTLAEAYDMPSEPVDAMSVEAVYESVSRAAERARAGEGPTFLEFRTYRYRGHSMSDPQKYRKKEEVEEYKMRDPIEQVKATILSKGIATEEDLAAIDQKIKVIVDKAVKFAEESPYPPAEEAYKDVYMQEDYPFLME; this comes from the coding sequence ATGGCAAGCGTCAAAGAGAAATCCGAGCGGGCACCCGCTAAAGAGAACGGCAAAGCTCCAGCTGCTGCAAAAGCAGAGCATCCTAAAGAGCGGTACATGTACTGGTACGAATCCATGCAGCTACAGCGGAAATTCGAAGAAAAAGCCGGTCAGCTTTATGGACAACAGAAAATACGGGGTTTCTGTCACTTATATATCGGTCAGGAAGCCTGTTCGTCAGGTTCTTATTCAGCACTGACCAAAGACGATAAGTGGATTACGGCGTATCGCGACCATGGTATCCCACTCGCCCTTGGTTCTGATCCGAGTGCGATCATGGCTGAGTTATTCGGTAAACAAACGGGTTCCTCGAAAGGAAAAGGCGGTTCGATGCACATCTTCGATAAGTCCGTTAACTTCGTTGGCGGCCACGGTATTGTCGGTGCGCAAATTCCGATGGGAGCGGGTATCGCGTTCTCGGAGCAATACAACAAAACCGGAAACCTCTGCATCACCTTCATGGGTGACGGTGCTGTTCGGCAGGGTGCGTTGCACGAAGCCTTCAACATGGCCATGCTCTGGAAGCTACCTGTTATTTTCGTCGTTGAGAACAACGGATACGCCATGGGGACGTCGGTTGCCCGTACATCGAACGTTACTGATCTGTACACGCTTGCCGAAGCGTACGATATGCCTTCTGAGCCAGTCGACGCGATGAGTGTCGAAGCGGTTTATGAGTCGGTTAGCCGTGCTGCTGAACGCGCGCGTGCCGGAGAAGGGCCAACCTTTCTTGAATTCCGTACCTATCGGTACCGGGGTCACTCCATGTCCGATCCGCAGAAGTACCGTAAGAAGGAAGAGGTTGAGGAGTACAAAATGCGTGATCCTATTGAACAGGTGAAGGCTACAATCCTGTCGAAAGGGATTGCAACCGAAGAAGACCTGGCGGCCATCGATCAGAAGATCAAAGTTATTGTGGATAAAGCCGTCAAATTCGCGGAAGAGTCTCCATACCCACCCGCCGAAGAAGCTTACAAAGACGTTTACATGCAGGAAGATTATCCATTCCTGATGGAGTAA
- the recF gene encoding DNA replication/repair protein RecF (All proteins in this family for which functions are known are DNA-binding proteins that assist the filamentation of RecA onto DNA for the initiation of recombination or recombinational repair.): MHLEKLSLTNFKNYEDGRYTFGRQVNVIVGPNGSGKTNLLDAVYFLALSKSAFQSQDALSILHDADYFILDGVFEEHNRSVQITISIQRGQRKVLMADKKPYERISEHIGRFPVVLVAPNDTDLVREHSEDRRHFFDGVLSQLDADYLRNYLMYQQILKQRNSLLKLFAERNQVDNDLLDTYDVPLLDLGQKIHDRRKLFVEEFLPAFRAHYAYLSEARETVNIVYESEVSDSNFAEEFRHFRRRDTVLQRTTMGIHKDDYGFMIGDVALKKFGSQGQQKTFVIALKLAQFDQLQAEKEVKPILLLDDIFDKLDDRRIGKLIQLMDEGTFGQLFISDARPERTRELLANVQTDVRFFEIGG; encoded by the coding sequence ATGCACCTGGAAAAGCTGAGCCTGACCAATTTTAAGAACTATGAAGATGGCCGGTATACGTTCGGGCGGCAGGTGAATGTGATCGTTGGACCAAATGGGAGCGGTAAAACCAACCTGCTGGATGCGGTTTATTTTCTGGCACTGAGCAAAAGTGCCTTCCAGAGTCAGGATGCGCTAAGTATTCTGCACGATGCCGACTACTTCATCCTTGACGGCGTTTTTGAGGAACACAATCGGTCTGTGCAGATCACGATCAGTATTCAGCGGGGACAGCGGAAAGTGTTGATGGCCGATAAGAAGCCGTACGAACGCATCAGTGAGCACATTGGCCGCTTTCCGGTCGTGTTGGTCGCACCGAACGATACGGATCTCGTACGGGAGCATAGCGAAGACCGACGCCATTTCTTTGATGGCGTATTGTCGCAGCTCGATGCCGATTACCTCCGAAACTACCTGATGTATCAGCAGATACTGAAGCAGCGGAACAGCTTGTTGAAACTATTTGCCGAACGGAACCAGGTCGACAATGACCTATTGGATACTTACGACGTTCCTTTGCTGGACCTGGGCCAGAAGATACACGATCGGCGGAAATTGTTCGTTGAGGAGTTTTTGCCTGCTTTCCGGGCCCACTACGCCTACCTGAGCGAAGCGCGTGAAACGGTGAATATTGTTTATGAATCGGAAGTAAGTGACTCGAACTTTGCGGAAGAGTTCCGTCATTTCCGTCGGCGTGACACGGTGTTGCAGCGTACGACCATGGGAATCCATAAGGATGACTATGGCTTTATGATCGGTGATGTGGCACTGAAAAAATTTGGGTCACAGGGGCAGCAGAAAACATTTGTAATTGCTCTGAAACTGGCCCAGTTTGATCAGCTTCAAGCCGAGAAGGAGGTCAAGCCAATCTTATTGCTGGACGATATTTTCGATAAGCTCGATGACCGACGCATCGGTAAGCTTATCCAGCTAATGGATGAAGGTACGTTCGGACAGCTTTTCATTAGCGACGCCCGCCCGGAGCGCACCCGTGAACTACTTGCCAATGTACAGACTGATGTACGCTTTTTTGAGATTGGCGGATAG
- a CDS encoding TetR/AcrR family transcriptional regulator produces the protein MKERILAETERLFWRYGVRSVTMEDIAKQLGISKKTIYQHFTDKEQILYQVLQDKLVKNQSEMDCMAISTDNPVEEILHVLTIMQKHTDRVSPNLLIDIKRHYPQAFALFRQYKERHIMQSILDNIQKGMQQGLYRTDINPAIMARLRVEQIELAFNNDIFPTDEFSMMEIQHELIHHFVRGMLTEKGFTIYNQYVTLKDEHNLPAYEKK, from the coding sequence ATGAAAGAGCGGATTCTGGCGGAGACTGAACGGTTATTTTGGCGATATGGTGTACGGTCTGTGACCATGGAAGATATAGCCAAGCAGCTTGGCATCTCGAAGAAAACCATCTATCAGCATTTCACCGATAAAGAACAGATTCTCTATCAGGTTTTACAGGATAAACTGGTCAAAAATCAATCTGAGATGGATTGTATGGCCATCAGTACAGATAATCCGGTGGAGGAAATTCTGCATGTACTCACCATCATGCAGAAACATACGGACCGAGTTAGCCCTAATCTACTAATCGATATAAAGCGTCATTATCCGCAGGCGTTCGCCTTATTCCGTCAATATAAAGAACGTCATATTATGCAGTCTATTCTTGATAATATTCAAAAAGGTATGCAGCAAGGGTTGTATCGGACTGATATAAATCCCGCGATTATGGCTCGCCTGCGAGTCGAGCAGATTGAGCTGGCTTTCAACAACGATATCTTCCCAACTGACGAGTTCAGCATGATGGAAATACAGCATGAGTTGATTCATCACTTCGTGCGCGGTATGCTAACTGAGAAAGGATTCACCATTTACAATCAGTATGTTACGCTTAAAGACGAACACAACCTCCCTGCTTATGAAAAAAAATAG
- a CDS encoding TolC family protein, whose product MKKNSLLLIVTLCLSTSWLRVMAQVPTQPSVGQQPTGAAASGQQPGAQQPAGTGAVVAQPGTTPGTGIAVPGQPGSSESGAVPSLNPSTGPVNLQPSVISTFNSGLGLAPTGLTATGQVGTGKGFTLQEAIDFAIQKNVNVRNSQLDAVSSEARIKEIRASALPQIAGTASLTDNLIIQRAFLPANFFDVNASPDAPAVPVQFGVNYAGNATINLNQVIYSASLNVGLRAAATYRELAQRNLQSSKVTVAEQVAKAYYGVLVAVERAKLLDYNISRLDTIFNETKAMNQQGFVEKLDVQRLEVQANNLRAERQNVQNLIELSYTLLKFQMGLGVNDEITLSEQLQDRSIDDLRPLISPDPTFQYRSRIEYSTLETQIKLAEQDIELTQKGYYPSVSGFANYGYNSGRNIFSQLITAPWLNFGTVGLSLQVPIFDGFLKKSQIIQKRITLQKAQNSGELLRNSIDLQIRQSSIVLNNGLQTLQTQQRNRDLAQEIVRVSQIKYKEGVGSSIEVLNAEASLREAQTNYFSSLYDFLIAKVDQDRSLGRLYVGN is encoded by the coding sequence ATGAAAAAAAATAGTCTACTCCTCATTGTTACACTTTGTCTGTCGACGAGCTGGCTGAGGGTGATGGCGCAGGTACCTACGCAACCCTCGGTTGGTCAGCAGCCCACTGGAGCAGCCGCCAGCGGTCAGCAACCCGGAGCGCAACAACCTGCCGGTACGGGAGCCGTGGTAGCCCAGCCGGGTACTACACCGGGCACAGGTATCGCTGTTCCTGGTCAACCCGGCAGTAGTGAGTCGGGTGCTGTCCCTTCATTGAACCCCTCGACTGGACCGGTAAACCTTCAGCCCAGCGTAATTTCAACGTTTAATTCGGGATTAGGGCTTGCCCCAACGGGGTTGACAGCTACGGGTCAGGTAGGTACCGGAAAAGGGTTTACGTTACAGGAAGCGATTGATTTTGCGATCCAGAAGAACGTCAATGTCCGTAACAGCCAGCTTGATGCTGTAAGCTCCGAAGCACGGATCAAAGAAATCAGAGCTTCGGCCTTACCGCAAATTGCCGGAACTGCTTCATTAACCGATAACCTGATCATACAGCGAGCCTTTTTGCCTGCCAATTTTTTCGACGTAAATGCGTCACCTGATGCGCCAGCCGTACCGGTTCAGTTTGGGGTGAATTACGCTGGTAACGCAACGATCAATCTTAATCAGGTTATCTACAGTGCCAGCTTGAACGTTGGTTTGCGGGCAGCCGCTACGTATCGTGAACTGGCCCAGCGTAACCTGCAATCCAGTAAAGTTACTGTAGCCGAACAGGTCGCCAAGGCATATTATGGTGTACTGGTGGCGGTAGAGCGGGCGAAACTACTGGATTATAACATCAGCCGACTGGATACGATCTTCAATGAAACGAAGGCCATGAACCAGCAGGGTTTCGTTGAAAAACTCGATGTGCAACGGCTGGAAGTTCAGGCTAATAACCTGCGCGCCGAGCGGCAAAACGTGCAGAACCTGATCGAGTTGAGCTACACGCTGCTGAAGTTTCAGATGGGTCTAGGGGTCAATGATGAGATCACCTTATCGGAGCAGCTTCAGGATCGTTCCATCGACGATTTACGGCCCTTAATTTCACCTGACCCCACTTTTCAGTACCGCAGCCGGATTGAGTATTCGACGCTGGAAACGCAGATCAAACTGGCAGAGCAGGATATTGAACTGACCCAGAAAGGCTATTACCCGTCGGTGTCCGGGTTTGCAAACTACGGCTACAACAGCGGACGCAATATTTTCAGTCAGCTTATTACCGCTCCCTGGCTCAATTTTGGAACTGTGGGCTTGAGCTTGCAGGTGCCCATTTTTGATGGATTCCTGAAAAAGAGTCAGATCATTCAGAAACGGATCACTCTGCAAAAGGCGCAGAACAGTGGCGAATTGCTACGTAACTCGATCGATCTGCAAATCCGGCAGTCAAGCATCGTATTAAATAATGGTTTACAGACGCTACAAACGCAGCAGCGTAACCGTGATCTGGCGCAGGAAATCGTACGCGTGTCGCAGATCAAGTACAAGGAAGGTGTCGGTTCGAGCATTGAAGTCCTGAACGCGGAGGCATCGCTTCGTGAAGCGCAGACCAACTACTTTTCATCCCTATATGATTTCCTGATCGCTAAAGTAGATCAGGATCGGTCATTGGGTCGGCTTTATGTCGGGAACTAA
- a CDS encoding efflux RND transporter periplasmic adaptor subunit yields MKSYYAIVLVSLLAACSQEKKSDLQGKRDELAELKSQQTELNSKIKTLEGEVTKLDPKKTEESRLKDVTVAPLSIGTFKHFVELQGTIDAKNNVQVSPKSGGVVTAVYVKEGDQVRAGQAIAKVDDQLLRESVSEVKTQLSLANTVFEKQASLWKQQIGTEIQYLQAKNNKETLERRLSTLNAQLSQSTITAPISGVVDQVNVKIGQSAAPGVGLVRVVNLSQLKVVAKVSDTYSGSVHKGDAVQVRFPDISRELSSRITFVSTTVDPLSRTFTIEAPLPSDNSLKPNMLAQIKINDATKVNAIVINQNLIQDTENGKLVYVAVSEGGKKIAKAKTVKTGQSYGGQIEITQGLQSGDQIVTAGYQDLVDGQPINF; encoded by the coding sequence ATGAAATCATACTACGCTATTGTCCTGGTGAGTTTACTGGCAGCCTGCTCACAGGAAAAAAAATCAGACCTGCAAGGTAAACGGGACGAACTCGCCGAGTTGAAATCGCAACAGACCGAGCTGAATTCGAAGATCAAAACGCTGGAAGGCGAGGTAACGAAACTCGATCCGAAGAAGACCGAGGAATCCCGGTTGAAAGACGTAACGGTGGCTCCTTTATCGATCGGTACGTTCAAACACTTTGTCGAATTACAGGGTACGATCGACGCGAAGAACAACGTGCAGGTATCGCCAAAGTCAGGGGGCGTCGTTACGGCGGTCTACGTGAAAGAGGGTGATCAGGTCCGGGCTGGACAAGCGATTGCAAAAGTCGATGATCAGCTTTTGCGCGAATCGGTATCCGAAGTGAAAACGCAACTGTCGCTGGCCAACACGGTCTTCGAAAAACAGGCATCGCTCTGGAAACAGCAGATTGGCACAGAGATTCAGTATTTGCAGGCTAAAAACAACAAGGAAACGCTGGAACGTCGTTTGTCGACGCTGAACGCTCAACTGAGTCAGTCAACGATAACGGCTCCCATTTCGGGTGTGGTTGATCAGGTAAACGTAAAAATTGGTCAGTCAGCCGCACCAGGTGTGGGGCTCGTTCGAGTGGTGAATTTGTCGCAGTTGAAGGTTGTGGCTAAAGTGTCGGACACCTATTCGGGCAGCGTACACAAGGGTGATGCGGTGCAGGTTCGGTTTCCGGATATAAGTCGGGAGTTGAGCTCACGGATCACATTCGTGTCAACAACCGTAGACCCGCTTAGCCGGACATTTACCATCGAGGCTCCCCTCCCATCGGATAATAGTTTGAAACCGAACATGCTGGCCCAGATCAAAATCAACGATGCCACGAAAGTGAACGCCATTGTCATCAACCAGAACCTGATTCAGGATACCGAAAACGGAAAGCTGGTGTATGTGGCCGTGAGCGAAGGCGGTAAGAAAATAGCCAAGGCAAAAACGGTGAAAACGGGCCAATCCTACGGAGGCCAGATTGAGATTACGCAAGGGTTACAGTCGGGCGATCAGATCGTGACGGCTGGTTATCAGGATCTGGTTGATGGACAACCAATCAATTTCTAA